A DNA window from Candidatus Vicinibacter affinis contains the following coding sequences:
- a CDS encoding CsbD family protein, with translation MNSTEMKGNWNEQKGKLKQKFAELTDDDLMFGEGKMDEMIGKLQIKLGKSKEEWQKMMAEL, from the coding sequence ATGAACTCTACTGAAATGAAGGGAAATTGGAACGAGCAAAAGGGGAAACTAAAGCAAAAATTTGCAGAACTGACAGATGATGATCTTATGTTTGGGGAAGGTAAGATGGATGAAATGATTGGTAAGTTGCAAATAAAACTTGGCAAATCAAAAGAAGAATGGCAGAAAATGATGGCAGAACTTTAA